From Camelus dromedarius isolate mCamDro1 chromosome 2, mCamDro1.pat, whole genome shotgun sequence, one genomic window encodes:
- the ARL14 gene encoding ADP-ribosylation factor-like protein 14, whose product MGLLKSKNLKQAQILLLGLDSAGKSTLLYKLKLAKDIVTFPTIGFNVEMIELERGLLLTVWDIGGQEKMRTVWGDFCENTDGLVYVVDSTDNQRLEDSRREFEHILKNEHIQNVPVVLLANKQDVPGALTAEDITRMFKVKKLCSDRNWYVQPCCAVTGDGLVEGFQKLTGFVKSRMKSRGDTLAFFKQN is encoded by the coding sequence atgGGTTTGTTGAAGTCTAAAAACCTCAAGCAAGCCCAAATTCTTCTTCTGGGACTTGACTCTGCTGGGAAGTCTACACTCCTTTATAAATTAAAGCTTGCTAAGGATATTGTGACCTTCCCAACAATAGGTTTCAACGTGGAGATGATCGAGCTGGAAAGGGGTCTCTTGCTCACGGTCTGGGACATTGGAGGACAGGAAAAAATGAGAACTGTGTGGGGTGATTTCTGTGAGAACACCGACGGGCTGGTGTATGTTGTGGATAGTACGGACAATCAGCGGCTGGAAGACTCCAGGAGAGAATTTGAGCACATTTTGAAAAACGAGCACATTCAAAATGTGCCTGTTGTCCTGTTAGCCAACAAACAAGATGTGCCTGGAGCTCTGACGGCAGAGGACATCACCAGAATGTTCAAAGTGAAAAAACTCTGCAGTGACCGGAACTGGTATGTGCAACCCTGCTGCGCCGTCACCGGAGACGGGCTGGTGGAGGGGTTCCAGAAGCTAACTGGGTTTGTGAAAAGCCGCATGAAATCAAGAGGAGACACTTTAGCATTCTTCAAGCAGAACTGA